Proteins encoded by one window of Candidatus Nitrosocosmicus arcticus:
- a CDS encoding thermonuclease family protein, with amino-acid sequence MSIEINFHYKRNTISPKARKLFTSTDADTIVIAEQPLRLVSCDTPEKATYAGKPEESQPKLDRCKERLNNGFYDELPTGLRNYLRNKIINDAAKKHIDAAMDAIEAFEKMLSERLTLPDGSQRKIAVMPTGDLIDVYGRMLAYVSPWYKNTREDPLPPIGDPRRNTLNLDMISNGWAAFFPIYPSLPNNKDLNITIKAANEAWTQGKGAWEKYGKNLLLGYEYRMCIKLSEENKSASECIKDAFERICVDLRNLSVVGKFDFFNVPPSHRLWIWEEDLEQAKKDLDL; translated from the coding sequence ATGTCAATAGAGATCAATTTCCATTATAAAAGAAATACTATAAGTCCTAAGGCAAGAAAACTCTTTACATCTACTGATGCCGATACCATCGTAATTGCAGAACAGCCGCTCCGCCTTGTATCTTGTGATACTCCTGAGAAGGCAACTTATGCTGGAAAACCTGAAGAGAGTCAACCTAAACTAGATAGATGCAAAGAGCGACTAAACAACGGATTTTATGATGAACTTCCAACCGGGTTGAGGAATTACCTCCGTAATAAAATAATCAATGATGCCGCAAAAAAACATATAGACGCTGCTATGGATGCCATAGAGGCCTTTGAAAAAATGTTATCAGAAAGATTAACACTTCCAGATGGTAGTCAGAGGAAGATTGCCGTAATGCCTACTGGCGACTTAATTGACGTGTATGGAAGAATGCTTGCATATGTGTCTCCATGGTATAAGAACACACGAGAAGATCCATTACCTCCAATCGGAGATCCTAGGAGAAATACATTGAATTTGGATATGATATCAAATGGATGGGCTGCCTTTTTTCCTATATATCCTTCCCTTCCAAATAACAAAGATCTTAACATTACCATAAAAGCGGCTAATGAGGCTTGGACGCAGGGAAAAGGTGCTTGGGAAAAATATGGTAAAAATCTCTTGCTTGGATATGAGTATCGAATGTGTATCAAACTCTCTGAAGAAAATAAAAGTGCTTCTGAATGTATTAAGGATGCATTTGAAAGGATTTGTGTCGATCTTCGAAATCTTTCGGTAGTAGGAAAATTTGATTTCTTCAATGTCCCGCCAAGTCATAGGCTGTGGATTTGGGAAGAAGATTTAGAGCAAGCAAAGAAGGATCTTGATCTCTAA
- a CDS encoding DUF4325 domain-containing protein gives MSVLYVEYIRDLFSSTLSLRSNIIEELEKTIMDIPYDEIIIDFSGVKSMSIEFAKEYLTIKHRSNKVINEVNLPLDLQPTMDKALGSLKIPAS, from the coding sequence ATGTCAGTTCTTTATGTTGAATATATTAGGGATCTGTTCTCTTCCACTTTAAGTCTAAGATCAAATATTATAGAAGAACTAGAGAAAACGATAATGGATATTCCTTACGACGAGATTATAATCGATTTTTCTGGTGTTAAATCCATGAGTATTGAATTTGCAAAAGAATACTTGACAATCAAGCACAGAAGCAATAAAGTAATAAATGAAGTAAATTTGCCACTTGATCTACAGCCGACAATGGATAAGGCATTAGGATCTCTGAAAATTCCTGCTTCCTAG
- a CDS encoding vanadium-dependent haloperoxidase, with product MNDPMQRKNNAKKIRDDATNLANSRPHFGKDLQIGPPNEEEQTYPNFIGNFHKSLPHQDSGEVDIAAYQSFLKAIQSGDPVDFQNIILDQSFVNGRGNKKLTNPQSGLAYDLEGPDGHAVAILKKGATDLLNSASYDKFAAPPKLNSPEAAGEIVELYWMSLIRDVDFSDYHDNSTVKDAVNDLNNLSDFRGPKIGGKVTDKSIFRGSTEGDLIGPYISQFMLKGNKDIVLDRAENDGWIKYGTCAIDQRHVVAVPGRDFVTNYKSWISVQRGEKRDISPLYKNDDRDPLNYFDNKPKFLRNLRDLATFVHYDALYQAYLSACMYLLRVSDDANVGAKILNQGNPYKDSTTAQFKTQYGFGTFGGPHVLSLVCEVATRALKSVWYTKWFLYRRLRPEAIAGLIHIKKTNSANYPIPIHQDALNSSVLQKVFKHNEKQNENREETGGTYLLPLAFPEGSPAHPSYGAGHATVAGACVTILKAWFDDTFKIENPLEANDSGNGLRNYEGSDRNHLTLGGELNKLAANVAIGRNGGGVHYRSDYWNSLRLGETISIGILQEQKLTYNENFTKPIRFTRFDGTPVEI from the coding sequence ATGAACGATCCAATGCAAAGGAAAAATAATGCCAAAAAAATCAGAGATGACGCAACAAATCTTGCCAATAGTAGACCGCATTTTGGTAAAGACTTACAAATCGGACCACCAAACGAAGAAGAGCAAACTTATCCCAATTTTATAGGCAATTTTCACAAGAGTTTACCTCATCAAGATTCGGGAGAAGTAGATATAGCCGCATACCAAAGTTTTCTAAAGGCAATACAAAGCGGAGATCCGGTTGACTTTCAAAATATCATTTTAGATCAGTCGTTTGTTAATGGTCGAGGTAACAAGAAGCTTACTAATCCACAATCGGGATTAGCTTATGACCTGGAAGGTCCAGATGGTCATGCAGTTGCGATCTTGAAGAAAGGAGCTACGGACCTATTAAATAGTGCTAGCTATGATAAATTCGCAGCCCCGCCAAAGCTAAATTCACCAGAAGCTGCTGGAGAAATCGTCGAATTATACTGGATGTCTCTAATTAGAGATGTTGACTTTTCTGATTATCATGACAATAGTACAGTAAAAGATGCAGTAAATGATTTGAACAATCTATCTGATTTCCGCGGACCCAAAATCGGCGGGAAAGTTACTGATAAGAGCATCTTTAGAGGATCAACCGAAGGTGATCTTATAGGCCCTTATATCTCACAATTCATGTTAAAAGGAAACAAAGACATCGTTCTCGATCGTGCCGAAAACGATGGATGGATAAAGTACGGAACTTGTGCAATTGACCAAAGACACGTAGTTGCAGTCCCTGGTAGAGACTTTGTTACAAATTATAAATCATGGATTTCTGTACAGCGAGGAGAAAAACGTGACATTAGTCCACTGTATAAGAATGATGATAGGGATCCATTAAATTACTTTGATAACAAACCCAAGTTCTTGCGTAATTTAAGAGATCTTGCGACTTTCGTACATTATGACGCATTGTATCAAGCATATCTTTCAGCGTGTATGTATTTACTTAGAGTTTCTGATGATGCCAACGTAGGTGCCAAAATTCTGAACCAAGGCAACCCCTACAAAGATAGCACAACTGCTCAATTTAAAACTCAATATGGCTTTGGAACATTTGGGGGTCCTCATGTCTTAAGTTTAGTTTGTGAGGTTGCAACAAGGGCTTTGAAATCGGTGTGGTATACTAAATGGTTCTTATACCGTCGATTAAGACCTGAAGCCATAGCAGGTTTAATTCATATTAAGAAGACTAACAGTGCCAACTATCCAATACCCATACATCAAGACGCACTAAATTCATCCGTTCTCCAGAAAGTATTTAAACACAATGAGAAACAAAACGAAAATAGAGAGGAAACTGGGGGTACCTATTTGCTTCCTCTAGCATTCCCAGAGGGATCACCTGCACATCCTTCCTATGGCGCAGGTCATGCAACGGTAGCTGGAGCATGTGTAACCATTCTGAAAGCATGGTTTGACGATACATTTAAGATCGAGAATCCTTTAGAAGCAAATGACTCCGGCAATGGGCTTCGTAATTATGAAGGATCGGATAGAAACCATCTTACATTAGGTGGAGAATTAAATAAACTTGCTGCAAATGTTGCAATAGGAAGGAATGGGGGAGGAGTACACTATCGAAGTGATTATTGGAACTCATTGAGATTAGGCGAAACAATATCAATTGGAATATTACAGGAACAGAAACTAACTTACAACGAGAATTTTACAAAGCCAATTAGATTTACGAGGTTTGATGGTACTCCGGTCGAAATATAA
- a CDS encoding tetratricopeptide repeat protein → MITTKFLNIPNIQQQSLLFANSISNRIKRKISVVFYITAFSTITGGILHLLMIGPELKPVNFPVEMLPYTDGLFILSGILQIFWCIPMIMRWGYKWYLSGLIGTIGLSLLLLITRIPNGITGLPLEDKNPMSLLTEISQLLFIGSTLTVIKYSKYMNITSRRSGSNIGQESKSSELRAKESEEDVIPKDKIYYRYSNCEDTIYLLKKLEYRININSRDSRLWITRGLALRQLGGNVEAIQSFDEAIKLDPTEVVAWYQKGLCLNILGKTREAMQIYEIAGLIKKSSQNQSSKSINVKIIVKELNNT, encoded by the coding sequence ATGATTACTACAAAATTTCTCAATATACCCAATATTCAACAACAATCACTATTATTTGCAAATAGCATATCTAATCGAATTAAAAGAAAGATCTCAGTTGTCTTTTATATTACAGCATTTTCAACAATAACTGGCGGGATACTGCATTTATTGATGATAGGACCAGAACTTAAACCAGTTAATTTCCCCGTGGAGATGCTCCCGTATACTGATGGGTTATTTATTTTGTCAGGAATATTACAAATATTTTGGTGTATTCCAATGATAATGCGCTGGGGATATAAATGGTATCTTTCAGGATTAATAGGAACGATTGGATTATCTCTGCTACTCTTGATAACTAGGATTCCCAATGGAATCACTGGTTTACCGCTGGAGGATAAAAATCCAATGTCTCTACTCACAGAAATATCTCAATTGCTGTTCATTGGATCGACCCTAACAGTGATAAAGTATTCAAAATATATGAATATAACATCTCGTCGTTCTGGATCCAATATAGGACAAGAATCTAAGAGTAGCGAATTACGTGCTAAAGAATCTGAAGAAGATGTAATCCCCAAAGACAAGATATACTACAGATATAGTAATTGTGAAGATACTATTTATTTACTAAAAAAGCTTGAGTATAGAATCAATATCAATTCTAGGGACTCCAGATTATGGATAACTAGAGGATTAGCCTTAAGGCAACTTGGTGGGAATGTTGAAGCAATACAGTCATTTGATGAAGCTATAAAATTGGATCCGACGGAAGTGGTGGCTTGGTATCAGAAAGGACTTTGTTTAAACATTTTAGGAAAGACGAGGGAAGCAATGCAAATTTATGAAATAGCTGGATTGATTAAGAAGAGTTCACAAAATCAAAGTTCAAAATCTATCAATGTCAAAATCATAGTGAAAGAATTGAACAATACTTAA